Proteins from a single region of Melanotaenia boesemani isolate fMelBoe1 chromosome 3, fMelBoe1.pri, whole genome shotgun sequence:
- the LOC121635234 gene encoding PAK4-inhibitor inka2-like isoform X1: MKRKEMLCLRDSGDCLREQMQYMMRSLQDLKQLRKACPATRQPLAPLGAQLPALARHSAVARACQQRALQREQRARLRMSEASTASTYDSACCLASPLEEEEEEDDSSSRLGLSLRMDLRSPSSQKSLEFDSGYSEASWQDDGIVLRRTRNVRVSSSACLRTNRAQSGRIRPKSTSDACLETWTSFEVSDPEDWTNSLLTRGRNRQPLVLGDNSFADLIQNWMDLPDCPEPTELKPNSRQRLGRGFFVNMRRKLSGFSKSVEDRVRMRSKDSSHVNRTANAQKRLSCPVVASQPKVPFFHQSHSCINKLDTDFYHFTALMKSGSRQPIICKDIIGYI, translated from the exons atgaaaagaaaagaaatg CTTTGCTTACGTGACTCAGGTGACTGCTTACGAGAGCAGATGCAGTATATGATGAGATCACTGCAGGATCTGAAGCAACTGCGGAAAGCCTGTCCTGCGACCAGGCAACCCCTCGCCCCCCTTGGTGCCCAGCTCCCAGCCTTAGCACGCCACTCTGCAGTGGCACGTGCTTGTCAGCAGCGAGCACTGCAACGAGAGCAGCGAGCACGTCTGCGGATGTCCGAAGCCAGCACAGCAAGCACCTACGACTCTGCCTGCTGCCTGGCCAGCCCtctggaggaggaagaagaggaagatgacTCAAGCAGTCGACTGGGCCTGAGCCTCAGGATGGACTTGCGGTCTCCCAGCAGTCAGAAAAGTTTGGAGTTTGATTCAGGCTACTCTGAGGCATCCTGGCAAGATGATGGCATAGTTCTCAGGAGGACAAGGAATGTGCGTGTGTCGTCCTCAGCTTGCCTGCGCACAAACAGAGCGCAGAGCGGACGTATTAGACCCAAATCCACATCTGATGCTTGTCTGGAGACGTGGACATCATTTGAGGTCAGTGACCCAGAGGACTGGACAAACTCTTTATTAACCAGAGGACGCAACCGCCAGCCTCTGGTTCTGGGAGACAACAGTTTTGCAGACCTCATACAGAACTGGATGGACTTGCCAGATTGTCCTGAACCGACTGAGCTGAAGCCAAATTCAAGACAAAGACTGGGCAGAGGCTTCTTTGTCAACATGAGGAGGAAACTGTCCGGATTTTCTAAAAGTGTGGAGGACAGAGTGAGAATGAGATCAAAAGACTCTTCTCACGTTAATAGAACTGCCAATGCTCAAAAACGTCTGTCTTGTCCCGTCGTGGCATCACAGCCTAAAGTCCCCTTTTTCCACCAGTCCCACTCATGCATTAACAAACTGGACACAGACTTCTACCACTTTACGGCCCTCATGAAGTCAGGCAGCCGACAGCCAATAATATGCAAAGATATTATTGGCTACATCTGA
- the LOC121635234 gene encoding PAK4-inhibitor inka2-like isoform X2 → MDLCLRDSGDCLREQMQYMMRSLQDLKQLRKACPATRQPLAPLGAQLPALARHSAVARACQQRALQREQRARLRMSEASTASTYDSACCLASPLEEEEEEDDSSSRLGLSLRMDLRSPSSQKSLEFDSGYSEASWQDDGIVLRRTRNVRVSSSACLRTNRAQSGRIRPKSTSDACLETWTSFEVSDPEDWTNSLLTRGRNRQPLVLGDNSFADLIQNWMDLPDCPEPTELKPNSRQRLGRGFFVNMRRKLSGFSKSVEDRVRMRSKDSSHVNRTANAQKRLSCPVVASQPKVPFFHQSHSCINKLDTDFYHFTALMKSGSRQPIICKDIIGYI, encoded by the exons ATGGAT CTTTGCTTACGTGACTCAGGTGACTGCTTACGAGAGCAGATGCAGTATATGATGAGATCACTGCAGGATCTGAAGCAACTGCGGAAAGCCTGTCCTGCGACCAGGCAACCCCTCGCCCCCCTTGGTGCCCAGCTCCCAGCCTTAGCACGCCACTCTGCAGTGGCACGTGCTTGTCAGCAGCGAGCACTGCAACGAGAGCAGCGAGCACGTCTGCGGATGTCCGAAGCCAGCACAGCAAGCACCTACGACTCTGCCTGCTGCCTGGCCAGCCCtctggaggaggaagaagaggaagatgacTCAAGCAGTCGACTGGGCCTGAGCCTCAGGATGGACTTGCGGTCTCCCAGCAGTCAGAAAAGTTTGGAGTTTGATTCAGGCTACTCTGAGGCATCCTGGCAAGATGATGGCATAGTTCTCAGGAGGACAAGGAATGTGCGTGTGTCGTCCTCAGCTTGCCTGCGCACAAACAGAGCGCAGAGCGGACGTATTAGACCCAAATCCACATCTGATGCTTGTCTGGAGACGTGGACATCATTTGAGGTCAGTGACCCAGAGGACTGGACAAACTCTTTATTAACCAGAGGACGCAACCGCCAGCCTCTGGTTCTGGGAGACAACAGTTTTGCAGACCTCATACAGAACTGGATGGACTTGCCAGATTGTCCTGAACCGACTGAGCTGAAGCCAAATTCAAGACAAAGACTGGGCAGAGGCTTCTTTGTCAACATGAGGAGGAAACTGTCCGGATTTTCTAAAAGTGTGGAGGACAGAGTGAGAATGAGATCAAAAGACTCTTCTCACGTTAATAGAACTGCCAATGCTCAAAAACGTCTGTCTTGTCCCGTCGTGGCATCACAGCCTAAAGTCCCCTTTTTCCACCAGTCCCACTCATGCATTAACAAACTGGACACAGACTTCTACCACTTTACGGCCCTCATGAAGTCAGGCAGCCGACAGCCAATAATATGCAAAGATATTATTGGCTACATCTGA